A genomic stretch from Gorilla gorilla gorilla isolate KB3781 chromosome 20, NHGRI_mGorGor1-v2.1_pri, whole genome shotgun sequence includes:
- the NOSIP gene encoding nitric oxide synthase-interacting protein isoform X4, with the protein MMTRHGKNCTAGAVYTYHEKKKDTAASGYGTQNIRLSRDAVKDFDCCCLSLQPCHDPVVTPDGYLYEREAILEYILHQKKEIARQMKAYEKQRGTRREEQKELQRAASQDHVRGFLEKESAIVSRPLNPFTAKALSGTSPDDVQPGPSVGPPSKDKDKVLPSFWIPSLTPEAKATKLEKPSRTVTCPMSGKPLRMSDLTPVHFTPLDSSVDRVGLITRSERYVCAVTRDSLSNATPCAVLRPSGAVVTLECVEKLIRKDMVDPVTGDKLTDRDIIVLQRGGTGFAGSGVKLQAEKSRPVMQA; encoded by the exons AT GATGACGCGGCATGGCAAGAACTGCACCGCGGGGGCCGTCTACACCTACCACGAGAAGAAGAAGGACACAG CGGCCTCGGGCTATGGGACCCAGAACATTCGACTGAGCCGGGATGCCGTGAAGGACTTCGACTGCTGTTGTCTCTCCCTGCAGCCTTGCCACGATCCTGTTGTCAC CCCAGATGGCTACCTGTATGAGCGTGAGGCCATCCTGGAGTACATTCTGCACCAGAAGAAGGAGATTGCCCGGCAGATGAAG GCCTACGAGAAGCAGCGGGGCACCCGGCGCGAGGAGCAGAAGGAACTTCAGCGGGCGGCCTCGCAGGACCATGTGCGgggcttcctggagaaggagTCGGCCATCGTGAGCCGGCCCCTCAACCCTTTCACAGCCAAGGCCCTCTCGGGCACCAGCCCAG ATGATGTCCAACCTGGGCCCAGTGTGGGTCCTCCAAGTAAGGACAAGGACAAAGTGCTGCCCAGCTTCTGGATCCCGTCGCTGACGCCCGAAGCCAAGGCCACCAAGCTGGAGAAGCCG TCCCGCACGGTGACCTGCCCCATGTCAGGGAAGCCCCTGCGCATGTCGGACCTGACGCCCGTGCACTTCACACCGCTAGACAGCTCCGTGGACCGCGTGGGGCTCATCACGCGCAGCGAGCGCTACGTGTGCGCCGTGACCCGCGACAGCCTGAGCAACGCCACCCCCTGCGCTGTGCTGCGGCCCTC TGGGGCTGTGGTCACCCTCGAATGCGTGGAGAAGCTGATTCGGAAGGACATGGTGGACCCTGTGACTGGAGACAAACTCACAGACCGCGACATCATCGTGCTGCAGCGG GGCGGTACCGGCTTCGCGGGCTCCGGAGTGAAGCTGCAAGCGGAGAAATCGCGGCCGGTGATGCAGGCCTGA
- the NOSIP gene encoding nitric oxide synthase-interacting protein isoform X1 has translation MMTRHGKNCTAGAVYTYHEKKKDTAASGYGTQNIRLSRDAVKDFDCCCLSLQPCHDPVVTPDGYLYEREAILEYILHQKKEIARQMKAYEKQRGTRREEQKELQRAASQDHVRGFLEKESAIVSRPLNPFTAKALSGTSPGDSDDVQPGPSVGPPSKDKDKVLPSFWIPSLTPEAKATKLEKPSRTVTCPMSGKPLRMSDLTPVHFTPLDSSVDRVGLITRSERYVCAVTRDSLSNATPCAVLRPSGAVVTLECVEKLIRKDMVDPVTGDKLTDRDIIVLQRGGTGFAGSGVKLQAEKSRPVMQA, from the exons AT GATGACGCGGCATGGCAAGAACTGCACCGCGGGGGCCGTCTACACCTACCACGAGAAGAAGAAGGACACAG CGGCCTCGGGCTATGGGACCCAGAACATTCGACTGAGCCGGGATGCCGTGAAGGACTTCGACTGCTGTTGTCTCTCCCTGCAGCCTTGCCACGATCCTGTTGTCAC CCCAGATGGCTACCTGTATGAGCGTGAGGCCATCCTGGAGTACATTCTGCACCAGAAGAAGGAGATTGCCCGGCAGATGAAG GCCTACGAGAAGCAGCGGGGCACCCGGCGCGAGGAGCAGAAGGAACTTCAGCGGGCGGCCTCGCAGGACCATGTGCGgggcttcctggagaaggagTCGGCCATCGTGAGCCGGCCCCTCAACCCTTTCACAGCCAAGGCCCTCTCGGGCACCAGCCCAGGTGACTCAG ATGATGTCCAACCTGGGCCCAGTGTGGGTCCTCCAAGTAAGGACAAGGACAAAGTGCTGCCCAGCTTCTGGATCCCGTCGCTGACGCCCGAAGCCAAGGCCACCAAGCTGGAGAAGCCG TCCCGCACGGTGACCTGCCCCATGTCAGGGAAGCCCCTGCGCATGTCGGACCTGACGCCCGTGCACTTCACACCGCTAGACAGCTCCGTGGACCGCGTGGGGCTCATCACGCGCAGCGAGCGCTACGTGTGCGCCGTGACCCGCGACAGCCTGAGCAACGCCACCCCCTGCGCTGTGCTGCGGCCCTC TGGGGCTGTGGTCACCCTCGAATGCGTGGAGAAGCTGATTCGGAAGGACATGGTGGACCCTGTGACTGGAGACAAACTCACAGACCGCGACATCATCGTGCTGCAGCGG GGCGGTACCGGCTTCGCGGGCTCCGGAGTGAAGCTGCAAGCGGAGAAATCGCGGCCGGTGATGCAGGCCTGA
- the NOSIP gene encoding nitric oxide synthase-interacting protein isoform X3, with product MTRHGKNCTAGAVYTYHEKKKDTAASGYGTQNIRLSRDAVKDFDCCCLSLQPCHDPVVTPDGYLYEREAILEYILHQKKEIARQMKAYEKQRGTRREEQKELQRAASQDHVRGFLEKESAIVSRPLNPFTAKALSGTSPDDVQPGPSVGPPSKDKDKVLPSFWIPSLTPEAKATKLEKPSRTVTCPMSGKPLRMSDLTPVHFTPLDSSVDRVGLITRSERYVCAVTRDSLSNATPCAVLRPSGAVVTLECVEKLIRKDMVDPVTGDKLTDRDIIVLQRGGTGFAGSGVKLQAEKSRPVMQA from the exons ATGACGCGGCATGGCAAGAACTGCACCGCGGGGGCCGTCTACACCTACCACGAGAAGAAGAAGGACACAG CGGCCTCGGGCTATGGGACCCAGAACATTCGACTGAGCCGGGATGCCGTGAAGGACTTCGACTGCTGTTGTCTCTCCCTGCAGCCTTGCCACGATCCTGTTGTCAC CCCAGATGGCTACCTGTATGAGCGTGAGGCCATCCTGGAGTACATTCTGCACCAGAAGAAGGAGATTGCCCGGCAGATGAAG GCCTACGAGAAGCAGCGGGGCACCCGGCGCGAGGAGCAGAAGGAACTTCAGCGGGCGGCCTCGCAGGACCATGTGCGgggcttcctggagaaggagTCGGCCATCGTGAGCCGGCCCCTCAACCCTTTCACAGCCAAGGCCCTCTCGGGCACCAGCCCAG ATGATGTCCAACCTGGGCCCAGTGTGGGTCCTCCAAGTAAGGACAAGGACAAAGTGCTGCCCAGCTTCTGGATCCCGTCGCTGACGCCCGAAGCCAAGGCCACCAAGCTGGAGAAGCCG TCCCGCACGGTGACCTGCCCCATGTCAGGGAAGCCCCTGCGCATGTCGGACCTGACGCCCGTGCACTTCACACCGCTAGACAGCTCCGTGGACCGCGTGGGGCTCATCACGCGCAGCGAGCGCTACGTGTGCGCCGTGACCCGCGACAGCCTGAGCAACGCCACCCCCTGCGCTGTGCTGCGGCCCTC TGGGGCTGTGGTCACCCTCGAATGCGTGGAGAAGCTGATTCGGAAGGACATGGTGGACCCTGTGACTGGAGACAAACTCACAGACCGCGACATCATCGTGCTGCAGCGG GGCGGTACCGGCTTCGCGGGCTCCGGAGTGAAGCTGCAAGCGGAGAAATCGCGGCCGGTGATGCAGGCCTGA
- the NOSIP gene encoding nitric oxide synthase-interacting protein isoform X2, which yields MTRHGKNCTAGAVYTYHEKKKDTAASGYGTQNIRLSRDAVKDFDCCCLSLQPCHDPVVTPDGYLYEREAILEYILHQKKEIARQMKAYEKQRGTRREEQKELQRAASQDHVRGFLEKESAIVSRPLNPFTAKALSGTSPGDSDDVQPGPSVGPPSKDKDKVLPSFWIPSLTPEAKATKLEKPSRTVTCPMSGKPLRMSDLTPVHFTPLDSSVDRVGLITRSERYVCAVTRDSLSNATPCAVLRPSGAVVTLECVEKLIRKDMVDPVTGDKLTDRDIIVLQRGGTGFAGSGVKLQAEKSRPVMQA from the exons ATGACGCGGCATGGCAAGAACTGCACCGCGGGGGCCGTCTACACCTACCACGAGAAGAAGAAGGACACAG CGGCCTCGGGCTATGGGACCCAGAACATTCGACTGAGCCGGGATGCCGTGAAGGACTTCGACTGCTGTTGTCTCTCCCTGCAGCCTTGCCACGATCCTGTTGTCAC CCCAGATGGCTACCTGTATGAGCGTGAGGCCATCCTGGAGTACATTCTGCACCAGAAGAAGGAGATTGCCCGGCAGATGAAG GCCTACGAGAAGCAGCGGGGCACCCGGCGCGAGGAGCAGAAGGAACTTCAGCGGGCGGCCTCGCAGGACCATGTGCGgggcttcctggagaaggagTCGGCCATCGTGAGCCGGCCCCTCAACCCTTTCACAGCCAAGGCCCTCTCGGGCACCAGCCCAGGTGACTCAG ATGATGTCCAACCTGGGCCCAGTGTGGGTCCTCCAAGTAAGGACAAGGACAAAGTGCTGCCCAGCTTCTGGATCCCGTCGCTGACGCCCGAAGCCAAGGCCACCAAGCTGGAGAAGCCG TCCCGCACGGTGACCTGCCCCATGTCAGGGAAGCCCCTGCGCATGTCGGACCTGACGCCCGTGCACTTCACACCGCTAGACAGCTCCGTGGACCGCGTGGGGCTCATCACGCGCAGCGAGCGCTACGTGTGCGCCGTGACCCGCGACAGCCTGAGCAACGCCACCCCCTGCGCTGTGCTGCGGCCCTC TGGGGCTGTGGTCACCCTCGAATGCGTGGAGAAGCTGATTCGGAAGGACATGGTGGACCCTGTGACTGGAGACAAACTCACAGACCGCGACATCATCGTGCTGCAGCGG GGCGGTACCGGCTTCGCGGGCTCCGGAGTGAAGCTGCAAGCGGAGAAATCGCGGCCGGTGATGCAGGCCTGA